From [Clostridium] symbiosum, a single genomic window includes:
- a CDS encoding HAMP domain-containing sensor histidine kinase: MKIRVRYFNKKKFFSGCFLLLLGICMPYFLTINMWNIPEKAYDAIVTRDKLELWTAGMKLGALNSIRAFPHYFGAFIIAESIELDSDHKITKWLKSAIVFCIIPLIYTIISVVHQIKYDFGIPALSLIILLILLGKNDYNYVSLWKKAMLILVFLSALQFLDIMPCLKGLPTGRGEMSKDIKIIAEFLEMEPEMNGTVAIFFALLMFMGVLLFLLIRDENNLRAMNELKAQNERMVMDTRLRVLENRTYLEMRHLVHDLKSPLTSAQALVGVVRMSCDSRQMSKESGYLSQVESAIEKMSGMISEILYENHRTRISTEEILDSVLAQISVSEYSSLVHVSNRVPEKYLLVNKIRFSRALINLIENSFYALAEDGGSIDFIVDKAGPDGEEEICFNITDNGKGIDEDTLSLIWERGFTTRSSHGLGLSFVKKVVTDSGGTIAIDSEIGKGTSIVLRLPEDKEEEYDEQQCN; this comes from the coding sequence ATGAAAATTCGGGTCAGGTATTTCAATAAAAAGAAGTTTTTTTCGGGCTGTTTTTTACTGCTGCTTGGAATCTGTATGCCATATTTTCTGACAATCAATATGTGGAATATTCCGGAAAAAGCCTATGACGCCATCGTCACACGGGACAAGCTGGAATTGTGGACGGCGGGAATGAAGCTTGGGGCGCTGAACTCCATCCGTGCATTTCCCCATTATTTTGGGGCGTTCATTATCGCTGAATCCATCGAGCTGGACAGCGATCACAAGATCACAAAGTGGCTGAAATCTGCCATTGTCTTCTGCATCATCCCATTAATTTATACGATTATCAGTGTGGTCCACCAAATTAAGTATGATTTTGGAATACCGGCGCTGTCTCTTATTATTCTGCTGATTCTGCTGGGAAAAAATGATTATAATTACGTCAGCCTGTGGAAAAAAGCCATGCTGATTCTGGTGTTTCTGTCGGCGCTTCAGTTCCTGGATATCATGCCCTGTTTAAAGGGACTTCCCACAGGCAGGGGAGAGATGTCGAAGGACATCAAGATTATTGCCGAGTTTCTGGAGATGGAACCCGAGATGAATGGGACCGTGGCGATATTCTTTGCCCTTTTAATGTTCATGGGGGTGCTTCTCTTTCTGCTGATCCGGGATGAGAATAACCTGAGGGCGATGAATGAACTGAAGGCCCAGAACGAGAGGATGGTCATGGATACCAGGCTCCGTGTCCTGGAGAACCGGACGTATCTGGAAATGCGCCATCTGGTCCACGATCTCAAGTCTCCGCTGACATCGGCCCAGGCGCTGGTGGGCGTGGTGCGGATGTCCTGCGATTCCAGGCAGATGTCAAAGGAATCGGGATATTTAAGCCAGGTGGAATCGGCCATTGAGAAGATGAGCGGGATGATTTCCGAGATTCTTTATGAGAATCACAGGACCAGGATTTCGACGGAAGAAATACTGGATTCCGTCTTAGCCCAGATTTCCGTTTCGGAGTATTCGTCCCTGGTCCATGTGTCGAACCGGGTTCCGGAAAAATACCTGCTAGTCAATAAAATTCGGTTTTCAAGGGCTCTTATCAACCTGATTGAGAACTCGTTCTATGCCCTTGCGGAGGATGGCGGAAGCATAGATTTTATCGTGGACAAGGCCGGCCCGGACGGGGAAGAGGAGATCTGTTTTAATATAACCGACAATGGAAAAGGAATCGATGAGGATACATTGTCACTCATCTGGGAACGGGGATTTACCACCAGAAGCTCTCACGGCCTGGGCCTGAGCTTTGTAAAGAAAGTGGTGACGGATTCGGGCGGGACGATAGCGATAGACAGCGAGATCGGAAAAGGGACAAGCATTGTACTGAGATTGCCCGAGGATAAAGAGGAGGAGTATGATGAGCAGCAGTGTAATTAA
- a CDS encoding response regulator: MMSSSVIKILLIDDEPEILCALKAVIETQGWEGLMAQNVRQALELYEKSTPDLILIDYHMPHINGVEGVKMFRKIDPDIPIIVFTIDEDQSIADKFLEAGASDFATKPIKAPDIISRIRVHIRLMESKKARKNEYEPFIVKGIGTSTMELIKDAMRGQTQYLTVEEISEKTGLAYQTTYRYLQHLTSDGKVEVKSSYGKKGRPKQSYLLL; the protein is encoded by the coding sequence ATGATGAGCAGCAGTGTAATTAAAATTCTGTTGATTGATGATGAGCCGGAGATTCTCTGCGCGCTGAAAGCGGTGATTGAGACACAGGGCTGGGAGGGGCTGATGGCCCAAAACGTCAGGCAGGCGCTGGAACTGTATGAGAAGAGCACGCCCGATCTTATTCTGATTGACTACCACATGCCGCATATCAATGGGGTGGAGGGAGTGAAAATGTTCCGGAAAATCGATCCGGACATTCCCATCATTGTATTTACGATAGATGAGGATCAGAGCATTGCCGACAAGTTTCTGGAGGCGGGCGCCAGTGATTTTGCCACGAAACCGATCAAGGCGCCGGATATTATTTCCAGAATCCGCGTCCATATCAGGCTGATGGAGAGCAAAAAGGCAAGGAAGAATGAGTACGAACCGTTTATCGTCAAGGGCATCGGAACCTCTACGATGGAGCTGATTAAGGATGCGATGAGGGGACAGACACAGTACCTTACCGTGGAGGAAATCTCGGAGAAAACGGGGCTTGCCTATCAGACGACATACCGCTATCTCCAGCACCTTACCTCGGATGGAAAAGTGGAGGTAAAGAGCAGTTACGGCAAGAAAGGAAGGCCGAAACAGAGCTATTTACTGCTGTAA
- a CDS encoding GGDEF domain-containing protein, with translation MSIRNSMCRLFFALVVPPFLLFMLLVAYLFSNKMEKVITDSLQVVANAQVAEMTDFCEQQRDYLTIMGNMNMSRAAMRGQLNDEMQGYLDNMLEARVQTMGYLDAIAIIDKDRRVAACGEQHDVFANDGIDPLIEMMGDKTFYISDTMLDEEGNKTLVAIAKIEDGEEVLGYVLAELCIDFYKTIRERAELWNESTFYLLDGKGKIISAGTSDENRDSFVTTEAERKNYTAKYGSIDFTLHPQGSFRYKVGGTDYITYYSNLEYTNWRVMLSVNLSAYQSQKTVYYMMICFILLLWFMLAAGIGWFASHRIIHPIKNISDTLNSIRERQDYSPRVEVGKKDELGALAAEVNGLLEFIETENLYKMQQQRLLQERAGRDALTKVFNRERISQSIREAVERHRNAHTGLAVLFVDIDDFKDFNNNYGHNVGDQALMFLASVLERETNGTVGRVGGDEFVILIESPGDRAEMEERLVQVEKTAAERFVLRGSGVHLPVYCCIGAVTVDFSVYDAVELTCEKLMDMADHAMYQMKNGGKHGHVILEYSEKAGSREV, from the coding sequence ATGAGCATTCGCAATTCCATGTGCCGGTTGTTTTTCGCACTCGTTGTTCCTCCTTTTTTACTTTTTATGCTCCTGGTTGCCTATCTGTTTTCCAATAAAATGGAAAAAGTAATTACCGACAGCCTTCAGGTTGTGGCCAATGCCCAGGTAGCGGAGATGACGGACTTTTGCGAACAGCAGAGAGATTATCTGACCATCATGGGAAACATGAATATGTCGAGGGCGGCCATGCGCGGCCAGCTTAATGATGAAATGCAGGGATATCTGGATAATATGCTGGAGGCCCGTGTCCAGACAATGGGATATCTGGACGCAATTGCGATCATTGATAAAGACCGCCGCGTGGCTGCATGCGGTGAACAGCATGATGTATTTGCCAATGATGGGATTGATCCCCTGATAGAAATGATGGGAGATAAAACGTTTTACATTTCTGATACGATGCTGGATGAAGAAGGAAATAAGACTCTGGTCGCGATAGCAAAAATTGAAGACGGGGAAGAAGTATTAGGCTATGTTCTGGCGGAACTATGTATCGATTTCTATAAAACCATCAGGGAACGGGCAGAGTTGTGGAACGAATCCACCTTTTACCTGCTGGATGGGAAGGGAAAGATTATCAGTGCGGGTACTTCCGATGAAAACCGGGATTCCTTTGTCACGACGGAGGCGGAACGGAAAAACTACACCGCAAAATACGGCTCAATTGATTTTACGCTGCATCCTCAGGGCAGTTTCCGTTATAAGGTTGGCGGAACGGATTATATTACTTATTATTCCAACCTGGAATATACGAACTGGCGTGTTATGCTGTCGGTCAATTTAAGCGCCTACCAGAGCCAGAAAACGGTTTACTATATGATGATTTGCTTTATTCTGCTGCTCTGGTTTATGCTGGCGGCGGGAATTGGCTGGTTTGCATCACACCGGATTATCCATCCGATAAAAAATATTTCCGACACATTGAATTCCATCCGGGAAAGACAGGATTATTCCCCGCGCGTCGAGGTTGGAAAGAAGGATGAACTGGGAGCGCTGGCAGCAGAGGTCAACGGTCTGCTGGAATTTATAGAGACGGAAAATCTCTACAAGATGCAGCAGCAGCGCCTTCTTCAGGAGCGCGCCGGGCGGGATGCCCTGACAAAAGTCTTTAACCGGGAACGGATCAGCCAGTCTATCCGGGAAGCAGTTGAGCGCCACAGAAACGCACATACAGGACTGGCGGTACTGTTTGTGGATATTGACGACTTTAAGGACTTTAACAATAATTACGGACACAATGTCGGAGATCAGGCTCTGATGTTCCTCGCATCTGTCCTTGAGAGAGAGACAAATGGAACGGTAGGGAGGGTTGGAGGCGATGAGTTCGTAATCCTGATAGAAAGCCCCGGGGATAGGGCGGAGATGGAAGAGCGGCTGGTGCAGGTAGAGAAAACGGCGGCGGAACGGTTTGTGCTGCGCGGCAGCGGAGTGCATCTGCCGGTTTATTGCTGTATCGGCGCCGTAACCGTTGATTTTTCGGTATATGATGCCGTGGAACTGACATGTGAGAAACTGATGGATATGGCGGATCATGCAATGTATCAGATGAAAAATGGCGGAAAGCATGGCCATGTAATATTGGAATATTCAGAAAAAGCAGGGAGCCGGGAGGTCTGA
- the ggt gene encoding gamma-glutamyltransferase produces the protein MRKKSLALFLAAALATSVTGCQTKTTPPATEAVQESAVQTEAPEETQEAPAEEEGWKPYDENGQIKRDDRDGNGKNGVVSTGKYEASKIGADIIEAGGNAVDAAVAVGFALGVCEPQSSGIGGGGFMLIHSAETGENVFVDFREPAPSKAEPGMWPVDENGELTDDTKWLGGPAVGVPGEVKGLLYALDTYGTMTREEVMNPAIEMAENGYEVSAVLNRDMMEEFEVLTRFEACGDIYLKEGFPYPVGDVIKNPDLAKSLSLIRDNGPDAFYKGAMAEAMVKAVQEAGGILTLEDLANYDIKLRTPVSGTYRGYEILSSPPPSSGGTTIVEILNILENFDIKGMGHNSTEHLHTLTEAMKMAYKDRGFFAADTDFIDVPLTGMASKEYAKELASQIDPEKAQIFEHGDAWAYESPQTTHYSIMDKQGNIVAVTKTINYVFGSGVVPEGYGFIMNDEMDDFDAEVGTANEVQPGKRPMSSMSPTIILKDGKPVMTIGAPGSQRIISGVAQVISNVIDFDMDIQDAISAPRIHAGSDWTTSDETIMIETRIDKDVIEGLKALGHPVLETGDWMDYPCVQAVEMLPDGTLRGGADPRRDGKAVGY, from the coding sequence ATGAGAAAGAAAAGTTTGGCGCTCTTTTTAGCTGCTGCTCTGGCGACATCCGTTACGGGATGCCAGACAAAGACCACGCCGCCGGCCACGGAGGCGGTTCAGGAGTCCGCTGTCCAGACGGAAGCGCCTGAGGAAACGCAGGAAGCTCCGGCGGAGGAAGAGGGATGGAAACCTTACGACGAGAACGGACAGATTAAGCGCGATGACCGTGACGGAAACGGTAAAAACGGCGTGGTATCCACAGGTAAATATGAGGCGTCAAAGATAGGAGCCGACATTATTGAGGCCGGCGGAAACGCCGTAGACGCAGCGGTTGCCGTAGGCTTTGCCCTGGGTGTATGCGAGCCGCAGTCATCCGGTATCGGCGGAGGCGGATTTATGTTAATCCATTCGGCGGAGACAGGCGAGAATGTATTTGTAGACTTCCGTGAACCGGCGCCGTCCAAGGCAGAGCCGGGAATGTGGCCGGTCGATGAAAACGGCGAACTGACAGATGACACAAAATGGCTGGGCGGCCCCGCAGTCGGCGTACCGGGCGAGGTAAAAGGACTGTTATACGCCCTGGATACATACGGAACAATGACAAGGGAAGAGGTTATGAATCCGGCCATCGAGATGGCGGAGAACGGCTATGAGGTATCGGCTGTCCTGAACCGGGATATGATGGAAGAGTTCGAAGTGCTCACCCGCTTCGAGGCCTGCGGTGATATCTACCTGAAAGAAGGATTCCCATATCCGGTCGGCGATGTGATTAAAAACCCGGATCTCGCAAAATCACTTTCCCTGATCCGCGACAACGGCCCGGATGCGTTCTACAAGGGAGCAATGGCGGAAGCCATGGTTAAGGCAGTCCAGGAAGCGGGTGGAATCCTGACTCTGGAAGATCTGGCAAACTACGATATCAAGCTCAGGACACCGGTCAGCGGCACATACAGAGGATATGAGATTCTTTCCTCCCCGCCTCCATCATCGGGCGGCACGACAATCGTGGAGATTCTGAACATTCTCGAGAACTTTGATATTAAGGGAATGGGACACAATTCAACGGAGCATCTTCACACATTGACGGAAGCTATGAAAATGGCATACAAGGACAGAGGTTTCTTTGCGGCAGATACCGATTTTATCGATGTTCCGCTGACGGGAATGGCCTCCAAAGAATATGCAAAGGAACTGGCATCCCAGATCGATCCGGAAAAAGCACAGATTTTTGAGCATGGAGATGCATGGGCTTATGAGTCCCCACAGACGACCCACTACTCCATCATGGATAAACAGGGCAATATTGTCGCTGTAACGAAAACAATCAATTACGTATTCGGTTCCGGTGTGGTTCCGGAGGGGTACGGATTCATTATGAACGACGAGATGGACGACTTCGACGCCGAGGTTGGGACAGCCAACGAGGTACAGCCGGGCAAACGTCCGATGAGCTCCATGTCACCTACGATTATCCTTAAAGACGGAAAGCCGGTTATGACCATCGGCGCGCCGGGTTCCCAGAGAATTATTTCCGGTGTGGCTCAGGTTATCTCTAATGTCATTGATTTTGATATGGATATCCAGGATGCGATTTCCGCACCGAGAATCCATGCCGGTTCCGATTGGACCACAAGCGATGAGACAATCATGATCGAGACCAGGATCGACAAAGACGTAATCGAAGGATTAAAAGCCCTGGGCCATCCGGTACTTGAAACCGGAGACTGGATGGATTATCCGTGCGTGCAGGCTGTAGAGATGCTTCCCGACGGAACGCTGCGCGGCGGTGCGGATCCGAGGCGTGACGGGAAAGCGGTTGGGTATTAA
- a CDS encoding succinylglutamate desuccinylase/aspartoacylase family protein, which yields MKKNHITAAVCLAAALLVTAVTGQNFASLKNLGEIKPGPGVTGTKMLSEYFDGIKGTNMDTEVYVMEGEKPGGKVLILGGTHGNEPAGYMAAITFIETAKVEEGTVYVIPFTNRSGMTHNDPQEASPQYMHITTPSGERKFRYGSRASNPIDQWPDPDVYVHAASGQQLSGSETRNINRAYPGKPDGNSTEKAAYAIAEMIRAEGVDETFDLHEASPEYPVINATVSHEKGMSLAASGMMELTFAGIQMSLEPSPTNLHGLTHRELGDYTKTIPLLMETANASQGRLRGATNEKLALTGKDKAYVKSAKLGFLYVPYDENGHPIEERVGRHLQGVIEYTKAYNQLYPDNQIVFSEVPTYAELFLDSDGSDLGGNRLGSFLN from the coding sequence ATGAAGAAAAACCATATTACAGCGGCTGTCTGCCTGGCGGCGGCGCTGCTGGTGACAGCGGTGACGGGACAGAATTTCGCGTCACTGAAGAATCTCGGGGAGATTAAGCCGGGACCGGGTGTGACGGGCACGAAGATGCTTTCCGAGTATTTTGACGGCATCAAAGGCACGAACATGGACACGGAAGTCTATGTGATGGAGGGAGAAAAACCGGGCGGCAAGGTGCTGATTCTCGGAGGAACCCACGGGAATGAACCGGCCGGATATATGGCGGCTATTACATTTATTGAAACGGCAAAGGTGGAAGAGGGAACGGTCTACGTGATTCCCTTTACCAACCGAAGTGGAATGACCCACAACGATCCCCAGGAGGCGTCCCCACAGTATATGCACATTACAACACCCAGCGGAGAGCGGAAATTCCGTTATGGCTCCAGGGCCTCCAATCCGATTGACCAGTGGCCGGATCCGGACGTCTATGTGCATGCGGCCTCCGGGCAGCAGCTCTCCGGCTCGGAGACAAGAAATATCAACCGGGCGTACCCGGGAAAGCCGGACGGCAATTCTACGGAAAAAGCGGCCTATGCAATAGCGGAGATGATCCGGGCGGAAGGCGTGGACGAAACCTTCGACCTGCATGAAGCATCCCCGGAGTACCCGGTTATCAACGCGACGGTTTCCCATGAAAAGGGGATGTCGCTGGCGGCCAGCGGAATGATGGAATTGACCTTTGCGGGTATCCAGATGTCACTGGAACCGTCGCCGACCAACCTGCACGGCCTGACACACAGGGAGCTGGGAGATTATACGAAAACGATTCCGCTGCTGATGGAAACCGCCAATGCATCACAGGGACGTCTGCGCGGGGCAACCAATGAAAAACTGGCCCTGACGGGCAAAGATAAGGCGTATGTCAAGAGCGCGAAGCTGGGATTTCTGTATGTTCCCTATGATGAGAACGGGCATCCCATTGAGGAGAGGGTCGGAAGACATCTTCAGGGAGTCATCGAGTATACGAAAGCATACAACCAGCTGTACCCGGACAACCAGATTGTTTTTTCAGAAGTTCCAACCTATGCGGAACTGTTCCTGGATTCGGACGGCTCGGATCTGGGGGGAAACAGACTGGGAAGTTTTCTGAACTAG
- a CDS encoding Xaa-Pro peptidase family protein → MDCKNYIDGRIDKLKNIMSEKGMDAVILTKPENVFYFSNFNPVLNSHPAVMIISLDDEPCLLVHAIRYVHACEEGKIDNVKIYGKWGDNIPLAAHPVDAAGMLLGKNKKNLGLELDYSSSGFCREIEVKLSPGRITDVSPVINMMKIIKDPYEISRIRRSAALVDKGVEVTIDYLKQGCSEAEACTQGQYSMRKMWHEKFSDSEVCGFGTSEGGMIDSLHIWCLSNGHIAYGCDCPRHYHPRTGDLTLPMAWAKTDGYHAENERTVIIGKLDSFKQNAYDAMLKARASIFRILKPGAAFEDLYVVAAKVYSESGFDSILPGRVGHGVGCSAHEFPSLEQGNLLRLEPGMVMTVEPGLMDKSWGGVRHSDTVLITEDGYEPLTRFEMGAIII, encoded by the coding sequence ATGGACTGCAAAAATTATATAGATGGACGAATAGATAAACTAAAAAATATCATGTCAGAAAAGGGAATGGACGCGGTGATTTTGACGAAGCCGGAAAACGTGTTTTATTTCAGTAATTTTAATCCGGTTTTGAACAGCCATCCAGCGGTTATGATTATTTCTCTGGACGATGAACCGTGTCTGCTGGTGCATGCCATCCGTTACGTCCATGCCTGTGAAGAGGGTAAGATTGATAATGTCAAAATCTATGGTAAGTGGGGAGATAATATACCGCTGGCCGCCCATCCCGTCGATGCAGCCGGGATGCTTCTGGGGAAAAATAAGAAGAATCTCGGACTGGAGCTTGATTACAGCAGTTCCGGATTCTGCCGGGAGATTGAGGTTAAGCTGAGCCCAGGCAGGATAACCGACGTATCACCGGTGATCAATATGATGAAAATTATAAAAGACCCATATGAGATAAGCCGTATCAGACGTTCCGCAGCACTTGTTGATAAAGGTGTGGAGGTTACGATCGATTACTTAAAACAGGGCTGTTCCGAGGCGGAGGCCTGTACTCAGGGACAGTATTCCATGAGAAAGATGTGGCATGAGAAATTTTCTGATTCTGAGGTATGCGGTTTTGGTACTTCGGAGGGAGGAATGATTGACAGTCTTCATATATGGTGTCTTTCCAACGGGCATATCGCATACGGCTGTGACTGCCCACGGCATTACCATCCACGGACGGGAGATTTGACCCTTCCCATGGCCTGGGCCAAGACGGACGGCTATCATGCCGAAAATGAGAGAACCGTCATTATTGGAAAACTGGACTCATTTAAACAGAATGCTTATGACGCCATGCTTAAAGCGCGCGCGAGTATCTTCCGGATATTAAAACCGGGGGCGGCATTTGAAGATCTGTATGTTGTCGCGGCAAAGGTTTACTCTGAGAGCGGATTTGATTCAATCCTGCCGGGACGTGTGGGGCATGGGGTCGGCTGCTCCGCCCATGAGTTTCCGTCCCTGGAGCAGGGAAATCTGCTGCGGCTTGAACCCGGCATGGTGATGACGGTGGAACCGGGATTAATGGACAAATCGTGGGGAGGGGTACGGCATTCGGATACGGTCCTGATTACAGAGGATGGGTACGAACCGCTTACCCGGTTTGAGATGGGCGCTATTATAATTTAA
- a CDS encoding TRAP transporter large permease subunit, translated as MSIELIIFLAMVVVFVAGCFLLKLPVSLSMVLAAIVGALVGGYGFPIRHLIEGTFSYVDTILVITTAMIFMKVIQESGALDALSSLIIEKFHKAPALLVCLIMLVIMFPGMITGSSTAAVLSAGSIMAPVLMLIGIPQLETACILAMGGILGMIAPPVNIPAMIIGGGIDIPYVGFELPLAFLTFPLAFIFALMFGLKYVKKLEYEVIREKLNQEPGEKFGFKIYIPIFVAMILMVLNKTVPSLPNLGMPLIFMIASVTGLFTGYKINVQKVCKDAVQSVLPVLGILMGVGMFIQIMTLTGVRGFIVTTCLSLPNGFLYLAMAVTIPLFGAVSSYGAASVLGVPFLLAFLSKNQIITAAAISLIASLGDMMPPTALAGIFAAQVVGLDKYTKVLKKCMIPSLMIIVWAIAFILLANVLAPYIVIK; from the coding sequence ATGAGTATTGAGCTGATAATATTTTTGGCCATGGTAGTTGTGTTCGTGGCAGGCTGTTTTCTTCTGAAGCTGCCGGTAAGCCTCTCCATGGTGCTGGCGGCCATCGTCGGAGCCCTTGTGGGAGGATATGGTTTTCCGATCCGTCATCTGATCGAGGGAACCTTCTCCTACGTGGATACGATTCTGGTTATTACGACCGCCATGATTTTCATGAAAGTAATCCAGGAGTCGGGAGCGCTGGATGCGCTGTCTTCCCTGATTATTGAGAAGTTCCATAAGGCCCCGGCCCTGCTGGTCTGCCTGATTATGCTGGTCATTATGTTTCCGGGCATGATTACCGGTTCTTCCACCGCAGCGGTTCTCTCCGCCGGTTCCATTATGGCCCCGGTGCTGATGCTGATCGGAATTCCGCAGCTTGAAACGGCCTGCATCCTGGCCATGGGCGGAATCCTGGGAATGATAGCTCCGCCGGTCAACATTCCGGCCATGATTATCGGAGGCGGAATTGATATCCCTTATGTCGGATTTGAACTTCCCCTTGCGTTTCTGACATTTCCGCTTGCATTTATTTTTGCCCTGATGTTCGGGTTAAAATATGTGAAAAAGCTGGAATACGAAGTAATCAGGGAAAAACTGAATCAGGAGCCGGGCGAGAAATTCGGTTTCAAGATTTACATCCCGATTTTTGTGGCAATGATTCTGATGGTCCTGAATAAGACGGTTCCATCACTCCCCAACCTGGGAATGCCGCTGATTTTCATGATTGCCTCGGTGACGGGACTGTTCACCGGCTACAAAATCAATGTGCAGAAGGTATGTAAGGACGCGGTCCAGAGTGTGCTTCCTGTTCTGGGAATCCTGATGGGCGTCGGAATGTTTATTCAGATTATGACGCTGACGGGCGTGCGCGGCTTTATTGTAACAACCTGCCTGAGCCTTCCGAACGGATTCTTATATCTGGCGATGGCGGTTACCATTCCTCTGTTCGGCGCAGTATCTTCCTACGGAGCGGCCTCCGTGCTGGGAGTACCGTTTTTGCTGGCTTTCCTGAGTAAGAACCAGATTATCACGGCGGCGGCCATTTCCCTGATCGCTTCACTGGGAGACATGATGCCCCCGACGGCGCTGGCCGGAATCTTTGCAGCCCAGGTAGTCGGTCTTGACAAGTATACGAAAGTGCTTAAAAAGTGTATGATTCCGTCCCTGATGATTATTGTCTGGGCCATTGCATTTATTCTTCTTGCTAATGTTCTGGCGCCGTATATTGTGATTAAATAG
- a CDS encoding C45 family peptidase — protein MNSMVKVKGTPYEQGLQQGLQLREIILHNIGEVRKKMVSDHVDMIRYEAFVERNAAFLERAHSDIFEEMKGISEGAGIPFEEILMLNIPAYFMTGYFNQECSMIMARGKATADGCTYVIKNRDMSTYIEQAVVEREYPDGLRIVEINGAGTVTYPASGMNSHGVGVATTGFWSAKAPADMETVEDSHIFLNVHLLLAGCKTAREALDYVKVSPRMNGLNIMIVDQKEAWLAEVTKNKVSVEKDSGSGILFRSNHYLSDQLKHLNPEEAEYPSTYFRYRRMEEMLREQYGKIRFQDLFRIMSDHENGVNALCRHPKEGAPSRTISTSLFVLEDGEAWTTLGNPCDSLKYALLK, from the coding sequence ATGAACAGCATGGTAAAAGTGAAAGGAACTCCATATGAACAGGGCTTGCAGCAAGGGTTGCAGCTTAGGGAAATCATTCTCCATAATATTGGAGAAGTAAGAAAAAAGATGGTTTCCGATCACGTTGATATGATACGTTATGAAGCGTTTGTTGAGAGGAACGCAGCCTTTTTAGAACGGGCGCACAGTGATATTTTTGAAGAAATGAAAGGGATATCGGAAGGAGCTGGGATCCCTTTTGAGGAGATTTTGATGCTGAATATCCCCGCTTATTTTATGACGGGATATTTTAACCAGGAATGCAGCATGATTATGGCCAGGGGCAAAGCGACGGCGGATGGATGCACCTATGTGATTAAGAACAGGGATATGAGCACTTATATTGAGCAGGCTGTGGTGGAACGGGAATATCCGGACGGACTGAGGATTGTGGAGATTAATGGTGCAGGTACGGTCACCTATCCAGCCAGCGGGATGAACAGCCATGGAGTCGGAGTTGCGACGACCGGTTTCTGGTCGGCCAAAGCGCCTGCGGATATGGAGACAGTGGAGGATTCCCACATATTTTTAAATGTCCACCTCCTGCTTGCCGGGTGTAAGACGGCCCGGGAGGCGCTGGATTATGTGAAGGTGTCTCCCCGGATGAACGGACTCAACATTATGATTGTTGATCAGAAAGAGGCATGGCTGGCGGAGGTGACGAAGAACAAAGTTTCGGTAGAAAAGGACAGCGGAAGCGGCATTCTTTTCCGTTCCAACCATTACCTGTCGGATCAGCTTAAACACCTGAATCCGGAAGAAGCGGAATACCCCTCTACATATTTCCGATATAGAAGAATGGAAGAAATGCTGAGGGAACAGTATGGAAAAATCAGGTTTCAGGATTTATTCCGCATTATGTCAGACCATGAAAACGGAGTAAACGCGCTCTGCCGCCATCCGAAAGAGGGGGCGCCTTCCAGGACGATCTCGACAAGCCTTTTCGTGCTTGAGGACGGCGAGGCATGGACTACCCTGGGAAATCCATGTGACAGCCTGAAATACGCATTGCTGAAGTAG
- a CDS encoding DUF6305 family protein, producing the protein MRKKSVAVLMCLALAMAVSGCGEKTSQGSGQPAATQTQAAGGEVQAPAEVEGLKEAIAEAPVLLTSVGQSADYEMVKTMLDKNNIKCEKNSLATSADLEGIKTLMLAVGGSSKGLGAAGIDANGELERVAELIGAADEQGIVIIAVHVGGEARRGDLSDKFIAPSFEKADYAIVVADGDKDGLMRGLAAQAGIPFDEVSSMADVVPKLGAAFKS; encoded by the coding sequence ATGAGAAAGAAATCAGTTGCAGTTTTAATGTGCCTGGCGCTGGCCATGGCAGTGAGCGGATGTGGGGAAAAGACTTCCCAGGGAAGCGGCCAGCCGGCTGCCACGCAGACACAGGCCGCAGGCGGAGAGGTGCAGGCACCCGCGGAAGTTGAGGGGCTCAAGGAGGCGATCGCCGAAGCGCCGGTTCTTCTGACTTCCGTAGGACAGAGCGCCGATTATGAGATGGTTAAGACGATGCTGGATAAGAACAACATCAAGTGTGAGAAAAACAGCCTTGCCACCTCGGCGGATTTGGAAGGGATTAAGACGCTGATGCTGGCCGTGGGAGGTTCCTCCAAAGGACTTGGAGCCGCCGGAATCGACGCCAACGGTGAACTGGAGCGTGTGGCCGAACTGATTGGCGCGGCGGATGAGCAGGGAATCGTCATCATCGCGGTGCATGTGGGCGGAGAAGCCAGACGCGGTGATTTATCTGATAAATTCATTGCACCGAGTTTTGAAAAAGCAGACTATGCCATCGTAGTGGCGGACGGAGATAAGGACGGCCTCATGAGGGGACTTGCGGCACAGGCAGGAATTCCTTTCGACGAGGTGAGCAGCATGGCCGACGTGGTTCCGAAACTGGGCGCCGCATTTAAATCTTAA